In Hemicordylus capensis ecotype Gifberg chromosome 4, rHemCap1.1.pri, whole genome shotgun sequence, the genomic window TCTCTTAATGATAGATGTAATATtcctaaacccctcctgtattctaccaaagaaagaacacagggctctgtggtcaccaggagtcgacacctacttaacggcacactttacctttaagattcCTATTGTAAATCCACAATGTATCCTTTAAAGGAATAGGGATATCTACTTGTTTTAGTATGATAGTTCTGTCTTGCGAGAATCAAACTAAAAATTGAGACAATAAAGCTGCATTATGTTTTATGGAGGATACAGCCAATGCTCGTCTATCCAAAGATTTATAGAGTGTTTTAGCTGCAATGCTGGGAACTTGATTATTAGCTGTTGTTATTCTTTCTGAATTATGGATGAGAATGCTAAAATAATATTTAGTAAAAATAAAATCCTTGGATTAAGGATTTAAGAATAGCAACAGCTAACATTCATCTTAACAGTAGCAATTATCCCAAACCATGATAAAGGCTTCTATGACTAGTTTGCCAAATCTAGTTTAATATCCTGCAACAATTATTTATAATTAAAGCTGGTGAGGTTATCTAAATCCTATATAATACAAATTGCCAGATTAATTGGTTTTTCTCTCCAAAGGATTTGAATCATGTTTGATAGTCAGTCTTTTGTAGTTTTAAGTATATTCACTGCAAGCCattaagactttttaaaatgaatcttGTATCCAGAAATTATAGTTGAGGTCTTGTATGAGTTTTTTCAGAAGTAATAGAGATCTCTCTGGATTTGATAAATACCACTATGTTTTCTGCATATAGACTAATCTTAAAATGATTGTTGTTTAAAATGACATCAGTGAAATCTCTCTAATAGCAAAGGTTAAAGATTCAATAGCAGTAGCGAACAACAAGAGCAAGAGTGGACAGCCTTGATGTACACCTCTTTGGACTTGAAAAAGTTCAGAACTCAATCTGCTTACAACTATTTTTGCTCTAGGGTTTTCATAAATAAAGTTTATCCAATGTATAAGTTTATCACCAAATTAAAATAACGTTTCAAAAACATATGCTCATTCTATCCTATAAAATGCTTTTTCAGCATCTACAAATGCAGCAAATTGTGGTCTGGGGAACAGGTTATGTGAATCATATTAGGAGTTCTACATATATTTGAAgaaattgtttgatttttaataaagCCTGTTTGATCTGCACCCACCAATTTATGTATGATATTATTTAAGTGTGATGATAAAATGTGGGCCCATATCTTAAAATCATGATTTAATAAAACTATAGTTCTATAATAACTAACCTGTGGAATATCTTTTCCAGGTTTGGGGATAACCATAATTCTAGTTTCCATCCATGAATCTGGAAGTTAATTTGTAACCATGACAAAATTTATTAAATTTAATAAGAAATCCtgaagagaacaaaaacaaaaaaaaaggttttataaTTTTCTACAAGAAGCCCATCAGGATCCAGGGACCTGTTATTCTTCATTCTAAAGACTGTCCTCTTTAATTCATCTAGAGTAACTGGTTCCTTaagacttacttacttacttaatttatttatttatttatttattcattcaatttctaaaaatggctcagggcagtttacacagagaaataattaataaataagatggatctctgtccccagaaggctcacaatctaaaaataaacataagatatacaccagcaacagtcactggaggtactgtgctgggagtggatacggccagttactctccccctgctaaataaagagaattaccacttcaaaaacgtgcctctttgccaaggtagcaggggtcAAAATAATCAAAATACCAAAATTATCAGcagaatattttaaattttttcaataaattaaaaatgtgtCTAGTGTGTGGCAAATCAGTTGAATATAATTTTACAGAACAATGCATGCTCTTTTATTAGCCCAGTCTGCTGGAAGAAACCCTCTCTCTGGAACCTGTGAATGCTGCTGAAGAGGAGAGCCAAGCCTGGGAAGAAATAGATGTTCCACCTTTTTTCACAGAAGAAATCAATGAGCCTGTGCTGAATGGACAGAGCAATATCATGCGCTTAGAAGAAATGCAGAAGGTGAGCACCCTTCCCCATGTACTCTAGGGTTCCATGTTGTGCCTTAAGGAACTATAATTAACTGAGTATGGTTTTGCATGAAGGTTCAGCATTTTTGCTAAAGTGATGCTGCTTTCACAGGGACTTCTCTGGGTGAGCCCCTTGCCTGCATACTACACTTGAGAGAACTATCTTGAGTCAATGCATGTTCTACTGAGAATTTTTTCTAGCAGTATCTCAGATAGGCAAGTTTCTGGTGGTGCAGAAGCATTCTTCACCAAGTGCCTAATACTCACTTCTGGACAGACAGCATTCAAGAACTGACAAGGATCTCTATGAGGGCAATGATTATCTAAGATGTGACTTGAACTACCATAGCAATGGAAGTGCTGGTGAAACCCAAGAATATGCTGGAACAGGTTCCTACTAGTAGGTATAAGGGGCTGCCTAGGGGACCAGGAgagtaccagtgttccctctaaggcgtgcatgtatgcatgcgctcacacattttttgatgtccgctcagttaattttagatcccactcattctgaatcaggaaggtcccactctgaatgcatgtgcgcacacactgccttgatactgctgcccagaacaaaattcattccgcacactgatgaaaaaaattagagagaacactggatagGACTGCTGGTCTGTGAGCGTAATAAAGgaatggattgattgattgattgaggacTGACCTTATATATGTGGCACCTCCTTAGCTTGCCCCACACCTTCCTCTGAGAGTGACTGGACATCCATGGAACCTCATCTACTGTACAGCAAGGGATGGATTTAGCCTGAAGTCGATGTACCGAAGCATGAGCGACTTAGCCTCACCTGTGCTGTTGGTTATCAGAGATACAGATGACCAGGTAAGCAGGGCTGTCAAGCCCCAAAGGATAGCAAATAATAaaacagggtggtggtggtggtggttttgttcTTGCAGAAGAAACTGCCTCTGGAATAAAGTGGTTATTGGATGCAAAAGACAAAATAGCACAATCACATGCAGAAAATTAGGGTAAGTAGAGGGCTA contains:
- the TLDC2 gene encoding TLD domain-containing protein 2 isoform X3 — its product is MAAAWLWRPEVAGPATEPSLLEETLSLEPVNAAEEESQAWEEIDVPPFFTEEINEPVLNGQSNIMRLEEMQKLAPHLPLRVTGHPWNLIYCTARDGFSLKSMYRSMSDLASPVLLVIRDTDDQVFGAFSSTAIHVSSCFYGNGETFLFSFTPQLKVFKWTGKNTFFMKGDADSLAMGGGRCVAMKGGQVVNLDCG